One segment of uncultured Tolumonas sp. DNA contains the following:
- a CDS encoding LysR family transcriptional regulator: MFNRLDYLKIYCVAAQHRTFRDAATKLNVSPQVITRCIKELETELGEILFVRSTRNIKITTFGEQFYQKAQAALAVMDDVFGHSTHNNLSVKITAPPSYAKPFLLPVLKKITDEHPEIRFDLRLSNQIADVVEEKIDIGIRVGRPITDHRFIARAVSKVNHVVVATPDTIAKYGKPTTLEDLNRVPMTTLFDNTRNQVWEWFFKDNIHITPENPVLITDDADAEFEAILHGIGFGQVSVSVAAPYIKKGLLVPVLTDYELTDEWDVYIYRPQSGPVPPRVRIVFDALVEHFQNPEFMPVRIPDLLG, encoded by the coding sequence ATGTTCAATCGTCTCGATTATTTGAAAATTTATTGTGTTGCCGCCCAACACCGCACTTTTAGGGATGCCGCGACGAAGCTGAATGTTTCCCCACAGGTGATAACGCGTTGCATTAAAGAATTGGAAACCGAATTAGGTGAGATTTTGTTTGTGCGCAGTACGCGCAATATCAAAATAACAACCTTTGGTGAGCAGTTTTATCAGAAAGCACAAGCAGCGCTGGCTGTCATGGATGATGTTTTCGGTCATTCCACACACAATAATCTGTCGGTAAAGATTACCGCCCCGCCGTCGTATGCCAAGCCATTTTTGTTACCCGTTTTAAAAAAAATAACCGATGAACATCCGGAAATTCGCTTTGATTTACGGTTGTCGAATCAGATAGCTGATGTAGTGGAAGAGAAAATTGACATCGGGATCCGGGTCGGTCGCCCAATCACCGATCATCGATTTATCGCCAGAGCGGTCAGTAAAGTTAACCATGTGGTGGTCGCCACACCAGATACCATTGCTAAATATGGTAAACCAACCACGTTGGAAGACCTTAACCGGGTACCGATGACCACACTGTTTGATAACACGCGGAATCAGGTTTGGGAGTGGTTCTTCAAAGACAATATCCACATTACTCCCGAAAACCCTGTACTAATCACTGATGATGCCGATGCTGAATTTGAGGCTATTTTGCATGGCATTGGTTTTGGTCAGGTTTCAGTGTCAGTTGCAGCCCCTTACATTAAAAAAGGGCTATTAGTTCCGGTACTTACTGACTATGAGCTAACAGATGAGTGGGATGTCTATATTTATCGCCCGCAAAGTGGCCCTGTTCCGCCACGAGTTCGTATCGTGTTTGATGCGCTGGTTGAGCACTTCCAAAACCCAGAATTCATGCCGGTGCGAATTCCAGATCTGCTCGGATGA
- a CDS encoding SDR family NAD(P)-dependent oxidoreductase, producing the protein MNLNNNTILITGGTSGIGYALAKQLITYGNTVIITGRSPERLAAASHSLPGVHSFVCDQRRPESILKMCQAVIHAFPKLNVLINNAGIGHKRNLHDAASSIEELEELGIEIHTNLIGPIQIISQLLPQLKSQPSAMIVNVTSGLAFVPMPLKPIYCATKAGMHSYTQSLRIQLKHSSVQVLELAPPATDTDFNKGQEDMNTSMLMSVDKLATAAIRGMEKGETEVLPGFSRLIRVLGRINPTLVIRGKDAEKMG; encoded by the coding sequence ATGAATTTGAACAATAACACCATTCTCATCACGGGTGGAACGAGTGGCATCGGATATGCCTTAGCTAAACAATTAATCACGTACGGCAACACAGTTATCATTACGGGACGCTCACCAGAGCGACTTGCGGCTGCCAGCCATTCGCTACCAGGAGTTCATTCCTTTGTATGCGATCAGCGTCGTCCAGAATCGATATTAAAAATGTGTCAGGCAGTAATTCATGCTTTCCCTAAGCTTAATGTATTGATCAATAACGCTGGTATTGGTCACAAACGCAATCTTCATGATGCGGCAAGTTCTATTGAAGAATTAGAAGAGTTGGGCATTGAAATACATACAAATCTGATCGGCCCCATTCAAATAATTAGCCAGCTGCTACCGCAATTGAAAAGCCAGCCTTCAGCGATGATCGTCAATGTCACATCTGGACTGGCATTTGTTCCAATGCCACTTAAGCCAATCTACTGCGCGACGAAAGCGGGCATGCATTCTTATACTCAGTCTTTACGCATTCAATTGAAGCATTCTTCTGTTCAGGTGCTGGAATTAGCACCCCCTGCTACCGATACCGATTTCAACAAGGGACAAGAGGATATGAATACGTCAATGTTAATGAGCGTGGACAAGCTTGCTACTGCTGCTATTCGTGGTATGGAAAAAGGGGAAACTGAGGTGCTGCCGGGGTTTAGCCGCTTGATCCGAGTATTGGGGCGAATAAATCCCACTTTAGTAATTCGAGGTAAAGATGCAGAAAAGATGGGCTGA
- a CDS encoding AraC family transcriptional regulator — translation MIEQLAESLWAYTDRQIGDSPYHTVIDGVGVLRSDRPTNPVHRMMQPAICIVAQGAKKAIFGHEELVYQAGQALVIGVDTPSIGCVLEASEGKPCLVLAFELDLAILRSVAEELSNHLTPRNKVSYGVCIADVSGPLADCALRIIRLLETPKAIPIIYPLIMREVCYWLLTGPQGGEIAQLVLAHNTSQGVITAIQHLRQHYQTPILIEVLAKIAHLSSSAFHRQFKALTYLSPRQYQKQLRLLEARRQIWTSAVTMENVAYNVGYESPSQFNREYVRMFGIPPKQDKIRYRETA, via the coding sequence ATGATTGAACAACTCGCTGAATCACTTTGGGCGTATACGGATCGTCAAATTGGTGATAGCCCCTACCACACCGTCATCGACGGTGTGGGGGTTTTGCGCTCAGACCGACCGACTAACCCAGTCCATCGGATGATGCAGCCTGCCATTTGTATTGTTGCGCAGGGAGCAAAGAAGGCTATTTTTGGACATGAAGAGTTGGTATACCAAGCAGGTCAAGCTCTGGTAATTGGTGTCGACACACCGTCAATCGGTTGTGTACTGGAAGCTAGCGAAGGGAAACCTTGTCTGGTGCTTGCGTTTGAGTTGGATTTGGCTATTTTGCGCAGTGTTGCAGAGGAGCTATCCAATCACCTTACTCCTCGGAACAAAGTAAGTTATGGTGTATGCATTGCTGACGTGTCTGGGCCATTAGCCGATTGTGCATTGCGTATCATACGATTATTAGAAACGCCCAAGGCTATTCCGATAATATACCCGCTCATCATGCGAGAAGTTTGTTACTGGTTACTCACCGGACCACAAGGTGGCGAAATTGCGCAGTTGGTACTTGCCCACAATACCTCACAAGGTGTTATCACTGCCATTCAACATCTACGACAGCACTATCAAACCCCCATTCTTATTGAAGTGTTAGCCAAAATAGCTCATCTAAGCTCCTCAGCCTTCCATCGGCAGTTTAAGGCTCTGACCTACCTGTCACCGCGACAATATCAAAAACAACTGCGATTATTAGAAGCGCGACGCCAGATATGGACTAGCGCCGTTACTATGGAAAATGTAGCCTACAATGTTGGCTACGAAAGCCCTTCTCAGTTTAACCGTGAATATGTGCGCATGTTTGGCATACCGCCGAAACAGGATAAAATAAGATATCGCGAAACGGCCTAG
- the cobU gene encoding bifunctional adenosylcobinamide kinase/adenosylcobinamide-phosphate guanylyltransferase gives MILITGGARSGKSRLAEQFAAQQGDNVLYIATSIVTDDEMAERIVIHQQTRPAQWLTHEGYCELGRVIRQRSADCDAIMLECITTMITNLMFDKTGDIPAEMMDFAAIEQRIMVEIEDLIAACLASPCPVYIVTNEVGFGIVPDNLLARRFRDIAGRVNQLLAAKAKEMYLVVSGIELKMKG, from the coding sequence ATGATTTTGATCACGGGCGGTGCACGTAGCGGTAAAAGTCGATTGGCAGAACAATTTGCCGCGCAGCAAGGCGATAATGTTTTATACATTGCCACATCTATCGTTACGGATGATGAAATGGCAGAACGCATCGTCATTCATCAACAAACCAGACCTGCACAATGGCTTACGCATGAGGGGTATTGTGAACTTGGTAGGGTGATCCGCCAGCGAAGTGCTGATTGTGATGCCATCATGCTGGAGTGTATTACCACTATGATCACCAACCTCATGTTTGATAAAACAGGGGATATTCCTGCAGAAATGATGGATTTTGCGGCCATTGAACAGCGGATCATGGTTGAGATTGAGGATTTGATCGCCGCTTGTCTCGCAAGCCCATGCCCAGTCTATATAGTCACGAACGAAGTGGGTTTTGGCATTGTTCCCGATAATCTCTTAGCCAGACGATTTCGTGATATTGCTGGGCGAGTTAACCAGCTGTTAGCCGCCAAAGCAAAAGAGATGTATCTGGTCGTGTCTGGTATAGAACTGAAGATGAAAGGCTAA